The DNA region GCGCGTTCCTCCTCATGCCGCCCGCCGATCCGGCCGGCGACACCGTGGTCGAGGAGCGGCGCGCGATGCAGGCCATTGCGCGGGCCGTGGACGGCGCGGGGCTGGAGAAGGTGGTGGTGCTGTCCACGTACGGCGCGCAGCCCGGCGAGGCGCTGGGCGATCTCGGCGTGCTCCACGCGCTCGAGCAGGCGGTCGCGGGGACGGGCGTGCCCACCTGCGTGGTCCGCGGCGCCTACTTCATGAGCAACTGGGACTTCGCGCTCGAGCTGGCGCGGGGAGAGGGCGTCGTCCCGTCGTTGTTCCCGCCCGACCTCGCGCTGCCCATGGTCGCGCCCGCCGACCTCGGGCGCGCCGCCGCGCGCTGGCTCGTCGCGGAGGGGGAACACGCCGGCGTGCATCACGTCGAAGGTCCGGCCGCGTACTCCGCCGCGGACGTCGCCCGCGCTGCCTCCGCCGCGCTCGGTCGCGACGTCCGGGTGGTCGAGACCCCGCGCGCGCGGTGGGTCGAGACGTTTCGGGCGCTGGGCTTCTCGCCCTCCTCCGCGGACTCCTACGCGCGGATGACCGCGACGGTGGTGGACGGCGCGTACGAGCGGCCGGAGGCGCCGGAGCGGGGGCCCACCACGCTCGCCGAGTACGTCGCGCGACGCGTGCGGCGGGGGGCCTGAGGACGCCAACCTCCGCCCGGCTACATCGAGATCGATCCCTTCCGGAATTCGCTCCGGCGCAGGTGGACGTTGATGCAGACCGGCCGGCCGGCGCGCGCCGTCTCGCGCGCGCGATCGAGGGTCTCGTCGATCCGGTCGTCCCGGGTGAGCAGCAGGCCCACGCCGCCGTAGCCCTCGGCCACGCGGTGGTAGTCGCAGCGCGCGAGCACGGTGCCGACGTCGTCGCCCAGCATGTCCACCTGCTCCCGGGCGATCTGCTGCCAGGAGCCGTCGTTCCCGACGACCGCGATGGGCGCGAGGCCGTGGCGCGCGAACGTGTCGAACTCGGCGAGGCTGTAGGCGCACGAGCCGTCGCCGTAGAGCAGCCACACCTCGCGCCCGGGCCGGGCGAGCGCGGCCGCGGTCGCGAAGCCGCCGCCGACGCCGAGCGTCCCGAACACGCCGGGGTCGAGCCAGGCGAGCGGTGCGCGGGGGCGGAGCGTGTACGCGGCGGTCGCGACGAAGTCGCCGCCGTCCACCACCAGCGCCGCGTCCTCGGCCATCTTCTCCTCGAGCCGGAGCAGGAAGCGCAGCGGGTTCACCAGCTCGCCGGCCGCCTCCGCGCCGGCGGCGATCTCGCGGTCGCGCGCCGCCTCCCGCTCGCGGAGCGCGCCGAACCAGGCCTCGCGCGCCTGCGGCTTGCCGGCCTTCGCGGCGAGCGCCACCAGGAACTCCCCGGGGTGCATCTCCACGGAGACGTCGGGGCTGCGGTTCTTGCGGAGCTCCGCCGCGGAGAGGTTCGCCGCCCCGATGAACGCGCCGCGCCCGAAGCCGCGGCCGTAGCCGAGGCGGAAGTCGAACGGGAACCCGGCCACGACGACGACGTCCGCCTCCTTCAGCGCCCGGCCGCGCGCGTGGCGGAACTGGAGGGCGTCCCGCCGGCCCAGCAGGCCGCGGGCCATGCCGCCGAGGTAGACCGGGACGCCCAGGGCGCGCACCGAGGCCGCGAGGCGCCCGGGGTCCTGGCAGCCGGCGAGCGCCTGGCTGCCGAGGATCAGCACGGGGCGCTCGGCGCGCGAGAGCCGCGCCGCGATCCGCTCGACGCCTCCCGAGGTGCCGCGCCGCAGGTCGATCCGCTCCGCGATCCGCGCCGGCAGGCCCTCGAGCGACGGCAGCGCGGGCGCCCGGAACTGCCGCGCGAGGTGCGCCTCCAGGTAGAGCCGCATCGCGGTGCCGGCGACCCCGCCCACCCGGTCCGCGCCCGACTCGCGCCGGTAGAGGTCGCGGACGAGCGCCTCGTCGTAGAGCAGGTCCACCGGCACCTCGACGAACACCGGCCCGGGCACGCCGCCCTGCGCCAGCGCGAGGGCGCGCTCGAGGGTGGGGCGAAGGGCGCCGACGGTGGTGACGCGCGTGGCCCACTTGGCGATGGGGCGCATGAGCGCGAGCTGGTCGATGTCCTGCAGCGCGCCGCGGCCACGAAGGAGCGTCGCGGTCGCGCCGCCGAGGAGCACCACCGGCGACTGCGCCAGCCGCGCGTTCTCGAGCGCGGTGACGGCGTTCGTGACCCCCGGGCCGGCCGTGACCGCGGCGACGCCGGGCCGGC from Anaeromyxobacter dehalogenans 2CP-C includes:
- a CDS encoding NAD(P)H-binding protein, giving the protein MFIALGATGRVGSAVAIALLDGGEQVTVVTRDPRRAEPFARRSAAVAVADVRDADALRAVLRRGRRAFLLMPPADPAGDTVVEERRAMQAIARAVDGAGLEKVVVLSTYGAQPGEALGDLGVLHALEQAVAGTGVPTCVVRGAYFMSNWDFALELARGEGVVPSLFPPDLALPMVAPADLGRAAARWLVAEGEHAGVHHVEGPAAYSAADVARAASAALGRDVRVVETPRARWVETFRALGFSPSSADSYARMTATVVDGAYERPEAPERGPTTLAEYVARRVRRGA
- a CDS encoding thiamine pyrophosphate-binding protein, whose product is MADARNGGAVIAAALQRAGVGHLFTLCGGHISPILVECKRLGLRVVDVRDEANAVFAADAMARLTGRPGVAAVTAGPGVTNAVTALENARLAQSPVVLLGGATATLLRGRGALQDIDQLALMRPIAKWATRVTTVGALRPTLERALALAQGGVPGPVFVEVPVDLLYDEALVRDLYRRESGADRVGGVAGTAMRLYLEAHLARQFRAPALPSLEGLPARIAERIDLRRGTSGGVERIAARLSRAERPVLILGSQALAGCQDPGRLAASVRALGVPVYLGGMARGLLGRRDALQFRHARGRALKEADVVVVAGFPFDFRLGYGRGFGRGAFIGAANLSAAELRKNRSPDVSVEMHPGEFLVALAAKAGKPQAREAWFGALREREAARDREIAAGAEAAGELVNPLRFLLRLEEKMAEDAALVVDGGDFVATAAYTLRPRAPLAWLDPGVFGTLGVGGGFATAAALARPGREVWLLYGDGSCAYSLAEFDTFARHGLAPIAVVGNDGSWQQIAREQVDMLGDDVGTVLARCDYHRVAEGYGGVGLLLTRDDRIDETLDRARETARAGRPVCINVHLRRSEFRKGSISM